The window CCTTCAGGGCGGGAAGGTTTGAGGGGTCTTCATAAGAACCCTCTCAAATTCGGGTTCTTCGAACCCCTCTGGCCGGGCCTTCGGCCAATTACCCCTACCTCCCGCAAGAGCAGGAAGGCTAGGGGTTATGGTTTTCGCAACCTTCCTCAAAATGTTGAAAGCACCAACAAGGTCTGCATTCATAACAACGCCCTCTCTGTGGCACTCAAACAAACCTCTAACAAAACGAGCATTAGGATGGCGTTGGCCACAGAGAGGGCAGGATTGAGAAGTGAAAGCCTCATTCACAACCAAACCCCGGTTTCAGGGTTTAAATATTCTGTACTTTACTGCTTGAGGACTGTTGAGTTGTTTATTGCATCCCTGCCGCGAACGACGAGGCTTCCAAAAGAAAAACGTAAGGCTTGGAAAAAGAAAAATGTCAGCCCCAACCGCGGAGGTCCATCCTCAAAAGCCTGAACCGGGACACGGAAAGCGGAATCATCGAGAGGGCGGTCAACGTTAGGGAGGCCATAACGGAACCAATGGCAGGGGCAAAGAGGAGTGCGAGGAGGGGAACAGCCACCAAAGCCCCCCTTCTCGTGAACAGGCCGATGAGAAAGACCAGCGAGGCTAAAAAGAGGGCCACTCCAAAGGAGGCCCCCACGAAAGGAACCGAGATGGCAAAAACTGCCGAGACCACAAGGAACCGCAGGAGAAGGTAGTCCCTTCCCACCGGCTTGCTCAGCATCAGGAGCGGGCTCTCGGAGAGCACCTCAAGCGATGCCAGGGGCATGAGGAAGAGCAGGCCGAAGGCCTTGAGAGTTCCCTCAACTGGAAGGAGCATCAGGGGGAGGAGGGCCAAAAACGTCCTTGAGGCCCAGAGATTGGCCAGCTCCTTCCTGAACCACCAGGGGAGGGCGGAAAGGTAGAGGGACGGAGGGGACGGCCTCAAAAGTCCCCCAGGCTCAACACGTAGGAAGATGGCCAGCGCCATCAACGTGAGGACAAGGGAGAAGGCGGCGGTGATGAAGAGCCTGAAAAGGGCGTCCCCGCCGTTATCCGCTTCCAGATCGCGCGCGAAGAGCTCAAGCTGGGCGCCGGGGGAGAAGAAGACGTAGGTCGTGTAGCGCCGCTCAAGGTTCTCGACGAGCGTGTGGTACTCGGCTTTTTTGGCCTCGTAGTCCCCAAGGCTGTGGATGCCGAGTGCTTCCTGAGCGTTCTCCTGGGCCTCCATCTGAACGATTCCCGGGGGGACGAAAGTGAGCAGGAGGAAAAGGATTACCCCGACCGCGAGGGTTTTCCTCGGGTTCCTCAGAACCAGAGCGAGCAGGTATCCGAGCGGGAGGAATGGAAGGGCAAAAAGCGAGTAGAGGGCTGATGACCGGCTGATGATGACGAAGGGGATTACGATGACGATGCCTGTGAGAACGTCCAAAAGCAGGAGCCGGAGAAAGAGACGGGAGCGCTTAAAGGGTTTTGGCAGGAGGAGCCCGAGCACGCTTTCCATGCCCCCGGGAAACACGGCTGAGAACAGGAAACCGACCAGGAAGTATGGAATCACCGGGGACAGCTCCCCAAAGGCCAGCGCCGTTCCAAGCCCCAGGACGGGCAGGAGCGCAAGCTTTCCACGGAAACGAAGTATCTCAAGGCGCAGGAATGGCAACCCCATCACCTCAGGTCTATCCTCTCGAAGACCATCACCGCCAGGAGCAGGTAGAGCGAGATGGAGAGCAGGGAGAGGAGAACATCGATTCCGGCTACGCTTCCAGCAGAAAGCGCCTTCCCCAGAGGAAGAGGGGGAAGGAGGAGCTTTTCGACCAGCCCCGGATTGTCAAGGCGCACGGCGAGCGCCAAAAGCGCGAAAACAGCGCCCAAACTGAGGGGAACCCTGAGCTCATCGCGCAGAAACATCCCCGGAATCAGGCAAAGCGCCGAAACTGACAGCAGGAAGAGGACAGTCAGCAGGGAGGACTGGATGAGCGTTCCCGCATGGGGATAGTAGTGCCAGCCCACTGGGAGCGGGAGAAGCGTGAAGAGAACGGAGAGGAAAGCAACCCCCCCAAAGTGCTGGAGTAGGAGGGAAACCCTGTGCGAGGGCTTTGCCAGAACCACCGGGTTCCTTGGAACGTCCATGGCATGGAAAGCGACCAGGATTCCGCCGAAGATGGCCATGAAGAATGTGTAGTTGCCGATGACCATCTCGGGGGTGAGCACCTTATCCGGGTCGCTGAAGAAAGTCACCGTGTAGAGCACCGACACCAGCAGCACGCCGTAGAGCGTCTTCGCGTGGGTGTATTCTTTGAGTTTGAGCTCGAACAGCCACATCTCAGGACCTCCATTCCTTCCTTTTGACTGCGTGGAGGTATGCGAGAGTGTAGATAGCCAGCGTCAGCGCGGAAGGGCCAACCCCGTAGTATGAAGACGCCAGCGGATTCCAGAGCGCGGGAAACCACCGCCCGGAACCCATCAGGTGAACGGACGTTAGGACAAAGAAGAGGGGAGGGACGAGGGAAGCTTTTATCCCCATCCCCAGTACCGCGAACAGCAGGGCCGCGGGGACCGCGGAGAGAACGAGGAGGACGGCGTTCCCGAAGTTCCTGGAGGGGAGGGCGAAGAGGAGGGGAATGGAAAGGGCAATTGAAAACGCGATTAGAACTGAGATGGCATAGTCCAGTCTTGAAACGGGGTTTTTCAGCTCGATTACCGCGTTTCGGAACGTCACAGCGGCGAGGGGAAACGCCGCGATTAGAATAAACAGCGCAAGGGTCATCGCCGGCGTCGTTGAGGGAGACAACCTGGAGTAGGCGAGCGAGATGGCGGAAAGGACGATGAGGACTTTTCCAAGCCTGCGCAGGTGAACCCTCACCAGCCAGCCGTTCGTTCCCATTGGGAGTTAGAAGGAAAGGAAAATTTAAAAACCTAACCCTCAGCCGAGCCTTCTCCTGACCGCCTCTACCGCCTCCTCTGCCTTCAGCGGGTTCTTGATTCTGCCCTGGGCGAGCTCCTTCCTTCCGCCGCCGCCACCGCCGGCGACCGAGGTTATTATTCTCGCCAGCTCTCCAGCTTTGAAGTCGAGGCCGTCGCCAACGGCAACGACGAAGTGGCCCTCCCTGCTGACGAGGACTATAACCCTCCTCTCCTTCCTGAGCCGGTTGGCAGCTTCGCGGAGGTCGTCCATCGCGCCCTCGACCACGGCACCGATGAACTCGACGTCGCCAACCTTCTCGACCTTGCTCTCAAGCTCGTAGACGAGGAGCTTGGCGAGTTCTTTCCTCAGCTTCTCGACCTCTTTCTTAGCCTCCTTCCACTCGTTGAAGAACCTCCCAGCCGTCTCCGGCACCTTCTCGACCGGAACGCGGAAGGTCTCGGCGGTTCTCTTGAGGAGCCTCTCGGTCTCCTGCATCCAGTCAACCGCGGCCTCTCCGGCGGCGAAGATTATACGCTCAACGCCGTCCTGTATGCGCTCGGTTCTCAGAATCTTGATCGGGCCGACCAAACCGGTGTTCGGCAGGTGCGTTCCACCGCAGGCCTGGACGTCCCAGTCCTCTATCTTGAGGACTCTAATCGTCCTTCCTGGAACGACGCCACCCTGGTACAGCCTGAACCCGTACTTCATCTCGGCCTCGGTTCTCGGAAGCCACTCCCAGGTCACCTTCCTGTTCTCCATGACTGCCCTGTTGGCGAGCCTCTCAATCTCCCTGAGTTCCTCCTCACTTATGCGCTTGTAGTGGCTTATGTCGAGCCTGGCCCAGTCGGTGTGGAGCTGTGAACCGGCCTGCCAGACGTGCTTTCCGAGAACCCTAACGAGCGCTCCCATGAGGACGTGGGTTCCGGTGTGGTGGCGCATGTGCTGGATTCTCCTGTTCCAGTCGATCCTTCCGTGAACCTTCGCGCCGGGCCTGAATAGCTCAGGCCTCTCGACCCTGTGGAGGATGACCTTCCCTATCTTCTGAACGTTCCTGACCTCGACCCTCTCCCCATCAACTTCGAGTTCACCGAGGTCGCACGGCTGGCCTCCGCCCTCCGGGTAGAAGGCGGTCTGGTTGAGCACCACCCAGCCGTCTATGACCTTGAGAACCTCGGCATCGAACTCCCTCATGAACGGGTCTTCGTAGTAGAGCGTCCTCGTGTCCGGGAGTTCCTTGACGAGCTCAAAGTCAACGACGTATTTGGCGGCCTCTTCCTTCGCGGTCTTCTCGGCGTCCTTGGCGACGAGGGTGTAGAAGTTGTCGGGAATGTGAACTTTAATCCCCTCGCCCCTGGCGACTTCCGCGACTATTTCAGGGGTTAAGCCGTGGCTCTCGTAGAACAGGATGAGCTTCTCCAGGGGTATCTCGTCCCCCCCGGACTTTTTAAGCTTGGAAATCTCGCGCCTCACGAGGTCGCTTCCGCGCTTAAGGGTCTCCCGGTAGCGCTTCTCCTCGACGTTGACTATATCGATGATTACATCCTCCATCTCCCCGAACTCCGGGAAAGTCCTGTAAAGCTCCTTGATGTGCATCGCAACTACCTCGCTCAGCGGCATCTCCAGCCCGAGCTCGCGGAGGTGCCTTATGCTCTTCCTTATCAGGAGCCTCGCAAGGTAGCCTGCCTTGACGTTGGACGGAATGACGCCGTCGGCCAGCATGAACGTCAGTGCCTTCGTGTGGTCGGCTATCGCGTAGACCAGCTCGTAGGGTCTCACGGCCTTCTCAAGCTCCTCAACGCTGATTCCAACGCGTCTCGCGACCTCCTGGCGGAGAACCTTGAGGTCGCCCATGTCCTCGATGTCGAACATTCCAGCGAGGCGGGAGTTCTCCATGAGAATTCTCTCGTCTATCTTCTCTATCCCGGCCGCCCTCTTCAGCGGCTCGACGACGTAGCCGAGAACTGCGTCGTAGGCCGTTGGCGTTCCCTGGCTCATCCAGACGAGTCTCTCAAGGCCGTAGCCGGTGTCAACTACCCTCGTCTCCATCGGCACGTAGCGGTCGCCCTTTATCTCGACGACCTGGCTCGGATCGGCGTTCTCCGGGGCCTTCTTGTACTGCATGAAGACGAGGGTTGCAACCTCAAGACCGCGGTAGAGCACCTCGAAGGCCGGGCCCGCGTTTCCTCCGCCTGCCCACGGGTTCTCCTTGAAGGTTATGTCCTCGGCCTTCATTCCGAGGTCTTTCGTGAAAAACTCGAATGCCAGCTCGACCGTCTCGTCCATCCAGTATACCGGCTTGCCGGGGTAGTTGAAGGCGTGGTGGGCCATCATCTCGAAGATGGTGAAGTGTCTGCCGGTTATTCCAACGTTGTCTATGTCGGTGAACCTTATCGAGGGCTGGCTTATCGTGAGCGGATTCGCGGGAGGATCGGCCTCACCGCTGATGACCCAGGGCTGGAAGTCCATTATGCTTGCACCAACGAGGAGAACGTCGTCCCTCCAGCGCGGCAGAACTGGATAGCGCTTCACCCTTCCGTGGCCGTGTCTCTCGAAGAAGCTCAGGAACTTCTCGCGCATCTCCTCAAGGGTGTACTTCTTCGGTATCCCGGGCTTTCCTATGAAGGCGTACTCGTCACAGGGCGGGTCGCCGCAGGTCTCCCTGTCCGGGTCGAGCGTCCAGAAGAACTTCCCGCACTTGGGACACTGCTTTCTGATCCATCCTTCCTCCTTAAACATTCTGGTCGTCATGTCCATGCTCATAATCCTCACCTCTTTAAACTGAAGTAGAAACGGAAGCGGGACTAATTAAAGTTTCCCTTATTCCTTCGAATCCCGTTCAAGGTCGAGCTCAACGTCCTCGAACCTATCCTCATCAATGATTACGAAGGGAATCCTGAGCTTTCGAAGGAACTCAACGAGTCTTTTCTCGCGTTTTTCCATCAACTCAACTTTGTGCCTAAGGCTTGCGTTCTCTATCGCCAGACGGTTGGCCTCGTCCACCTTGAGGTTCAGCTGCATGCGGAGTTCCGTTATTTCGTCCTCCAGCTCCCGTATGGAGCGTTCAAGGCGCTCGATTTCCTCCAGGTACTCGCGGCAGAGGCGCTTTCGTATCATCTCGGTCAGCCCCGCGAAACGTCATCACCAATCAGGGGGCTCCAGACTCATCATCCCCAACCATTAACGCGTTCAAGCTCATAAGCCTTTGCCCGCGAAGGTTTTTCAAAAATGAAACACTTTTCTTTTATTAATCTCAAAGTCAAACTTTAAAAAGGATAAAGCACATAAATGTACTGGCTAGTAATGCCATGTGCAGTATACGCGGTAAAAGACCACCAGTACACATGTGTAGGTTTAGAGGTGTTAAAGATGAGCGCCATCGTGGACTTTATAAACTGGCTCGATGGGGAAGTCTGGGGCATACCCATGATAGTGTTGCTGCTGGGCACCGGTATTCTCCTGACAGCGTTTCTGAAAGTGATACAGTTCAGGCGCTTGGGCTGGTCCATCAAGTTCACCCTCTTCGAGGGCAGGAAAAAGACCGGTGAGGGTGACATCACCCCGTTCCAGGCGTTAATGGCAACTATATCAGGAACCGTCGGTATCGGAAACATAGCCGGTGTTGCAACGGCAATCCATTTCGGTGGCCCCGGAGCCCTGTTCTGGATGTGGATAACGGCACTCGTGGGAATGGCCACGAGGTACTCGGAGGGACTCCTTGGAGTTGCCTTCAGGGACACCCTTCCCGACGGAACGATGATAGGAGGAACCTTCAACTTCCTCGAAAAGGGCTTTGCCATGGAAAACATACCAAAGACGGGTAAATACATAGCGGCGATTTTCACACTGCTCTTTGCCCTCTTCGTCGGCTACGACGCCACCAAGCTGGCCGGCGCCACCCAGGTGGGGGCAATAATAGTCGCGATACTCTTCGGCATCCTCGGCCTCTTCCTGCTCAAAGATGACGCATATCCAACGCTCGGAAAGGTGCTGGCGATACTCTTTGCGCTCTTCGCCTCCATAGCGGCCTTCGGAATAGGCAACATGACGCAGTCGAACTCCGTTGCCGACGCCCTGAAAACGGCCTTCGACATCCCGATGTGGGTTACGGGTCTGGTTCTGGCGGTGCTGACGTTCGTAGTCGTCATAGGCGGTATCAAGAGGATCGGTGAAGTCGCGGAGATGCTCGTGCCGTTCATGGCAATAATATACTTCCTCTTCGCCATAGGCGTCTGGATAAAGTTCGCAGGGAAGCTCCCAAGTGCCATCGCACTCATCATCAACGACGCCTTCACAGGAAAGGCCGTGGCAGGCGGTGCGATCGGCCAGGTCATCCTCTGGGGTGTCAAGAGGGGTCTGTTCTCCAACGAGGCAGGTCTCGGTACCGCAACGCTCGCCCACGCCGCGGCCAAGACCGACCACCCCTCCAGGCAGGCCCACGTCGCGATGCTCGGTCCGTTCATAGACACCCTCATCATCTGTACCCTCACCGGCGTCTCGATAGTCGTCACGGAGGCCTACCTCAACCCCGACCTCAACGGTGCACCGCTCACCCAGGCGGCTTTCGCGGCTGCCTTCGGACACGCGGGCGAGATAATGGTCGCCATAGGCATCGTGCTCTTCGCCTACTCGACGATACTCGCCTGGTCCTTCTACGGCAGGCAGAACGTCATGTACCTCGCCAAGTGGCTCGAACAGGACCCCGAGAAGTTCGCCAAGCTCTATCCGAAGCTGCACCTAATCTACAACCTGCTCTTCGTCGTCTTCATCTACGTGGGTTCGGTGACCAAGCTGGAAACGGTCTGGAACTTCTCGGACATGATGAACGGACTCATGGCGATACCGAACCTGATAGGCCTGCTCGTCCTCTCATGGTACGTCAAGAAGAAGACGGACGAGTTCGTCTCGGCCAACCCGTGACCTCTCGTTTTTTCAACTTTTTACCCCTTCGAGGCGATGAAAATGACTTCTGAGTACCCGAAAATCCTGGTCAAACCCCCGGGACCAAAGGCGAGGGAGCTCATTGAGAGGGAAGAAAAAGTTATCTCGCCGGGCCTTGGGGTCAAGCTCTTCCCCGTGGTTCCGGAAAGGGGCTACGGTGCGCTGATAGAGGACGTTGACGGAAACGTCTTCATAGACTTTTTAGCGGGAGCCGCGGCCGCCTCGACCGGCTACGCGCATCCGAAGCTCGTGAGGGAGGTTCAGGAGCAGGTGGAGAAGATACAGCACTCGATGATTGGATACACCTACAGCAAGCGCGCGATAGAGGTCGCCGAGATACTCGCGGAGAAGGCTCCCGTGGAGGAACCGCTGATGCTCTTCGGCATGAGCGGGAGCGACGCGATGGATTTGACCATGCAGGTGGCGAGATTCGCCACGAGAAGGCCGTGGATGATAGCGTTCATCGGCGCCTACCACGGTCAGACCTACGGCGCCACTTCAATAGCGGCCTTCCAGAGCTCCCAGAAGCGCGGTCTGTCCCCCCTGATTCCCAACGTTGTCTGGGTGCCCTATCCAAACCCGTACAGAAACGTCTGGGGAATAAACGGCTACGACGAGCCGGACGAGCTGATAAACCGCTTCCTCGACTACCTTGAGGGCTACATCTTCGCCCACGTGCTCCCTCCCGACGAGACGGCCGTTCTCATAGCTGAACCCATCCAGGGCGACGGGGGAATAGTCGTTCCGCCGGAGAACTTCTTCATCGAACTCAAGCGGCTCCTCGACGAGCACGGAATACTCCTGGCGATGGACGAGGTGCAGACGGGGATTGGAAGAACCGGGAAGTGGTTCGCCAGCGAATGGTTCGGCGTTGAGCCTGATCTCCTGGCCTTCGGCAAGGGCGTCGCCAGCGGTATGGGGCTGAGTGGGGTTATCGGGAGGGGAGAGCTGATGAAAGGCCTGACGAGCGGCTCCGCGCTCCTAACCCCCGCCGCAAACCCCGTGATTTCAGCAGCAGCATACGCTACGCTGAGGATAATCGAGGAGGAGAACCTCCTCCAAAACGCCCTGCGCGTCGGGGGGTTCATTCAGAAACGCCTGCGGGAGATGCAGGAAGATTACGAGGTAATCGGAGACGTCCGCGGAAAGGGTCTGATGATAGGGGCGGAGATAGTCAAACCCGACGGAAAGCCTGACCCGGAGCTGACCGGGAAGGTGTGCTGGCGCGCCTTCGAGCTCGGCCTCATTCTGCCCAGCTACGGCATGTTTGGAAACGTGATAAGGATAACGCCGCCGCTCGTGATAACCGAAGAGCTCGCCGAGAGGGGCCTTGAAATAATGGAGCGGGCTCTCAAAGATGCTCTGGCCGGGAAGGTCACCCACAGAACCGTTACGTGGCACTGATTCCCCTCCAACTTCCAATATTTTTGAACCGGTCGATGAAGAAGTTTTTAAGAGAAAGCCGCTGAGCTTCATCCCATGCGGTGGAAGGTACTGGTTGCCCTGCTGGCCGCAATCATGGTTGCGGCTTCGGGATGCATCGGGAGTTCGAACGCCCCTCCATCCACGGTCACAGTGACTATGACCACAACCGCCACGGAAACCGTGACCGAAACTCCCTCGCCGACCGTTGACCTGGCGGGGAATCTATCGAGGTGCATGGAGCACCTGACGTATCTCAACCGGACGCTCAGGGAGGCGGAGGAGGGGTTAAGCAACGTCACCAAAAGGTACGAGAGGTGCCTCGTTGACCTCGCCGTTCTGGGGAATTCCACCACTTCACTCAAAAACTGCCGGGCGGAGCTGGAGAGAACGAAGGGTGAGCTGAAGGAAAGGGAGGATGAGATGAGGGAGCTCCGGGCGAACCTGAGCCGCTGCAACGCGCAGCTGGAAACGACGCTGACCGGAGACCTAACTGTGAAACTCCTGACCGACGAGGAGTACTACAAGAACGTCATCGATGCCATAAACGGCGCGGAGAAGAGCATCTACGTCATGATGTTCTCAATGCTCTACGACCCGGACGACGGCTTCGACTGGGCAAACGACCTCATACGGGCACTCGTTGCCGCAAAGAACAGGGGTGTTGAGGTTCACGTACTGCTGGAAGACGGCGTAGAGAGCAACAGAGAAGCGTACGGCTACCTGCGCTCTCACGGCGTCGACGTTTCCTTTGACTCCCCCGGAACGACCCTCCACGCTAAGGTCGTCGTAATCGACGGAAGGCTAGTCTTCATCGGGAGCCACAACTGGAGCGAGAGTGCCCTCTACTGGAACCACGAGGTCAGCCTTATGGTGGCCTCGGGGGAGCTGGCGGAGAGACTCATCGAATACTTCGAGGGCATCCGCTAAGGATTTAAAGTCCCGTTCGAAAATCCGGTGGGTGCAAAAATGCTCGAATCCCTGAGAAAAGCCTACCGGAAGTGGCGCTCCCGATGCCCGTTCGTCCGCCGCGTTGAGGAGTGGAGGATGAAAAAGAAGGCGAGGAAGTTCAGGGTAGAGGTGAAGAGGTACTGACCTCCTCCCCGCCCTAAAGGGCGAGACTTGTGAAAAGAAAAATGTCAGGCTCTCAACAGCTCGGAGAGAACCTCAACGACCTTTTTCTTCTCCACCGCCCTCTGCTCGCCGCTCTCCATGTCCCTTATCGTTACCCTGCCCTCCGCGAGGTCTCTCTTCCCAACGAGGACGACGTACGGAACGCCGAGTTTTCCCGCGTAGTCGAGGGCCTTCCTCAGCTTCCTTCCGGTCAGCTCGTAATCTGCCGTGATTCCGGCCTTCCTTAGGGAGGAGGTTATCTCTATGGCGGCCATTTTGAGTTCCCGCTCCTTTCCAATCGGAATCACGTAAACATCGGGCCTCAGCTTCGGCTCCGGAACCAGGCCCTTCCACTCAAGGATTGGAATCAGCCTCTCAATCCCTATGGCAAAGCCGGTCGCCGGGGTTGGCTTCCCGCCGAAGACCTCAATGAGGTTGTCGTACCTTCCACCGCCGCCTATTGAGCCTATGCCGAGGTCGTTGGGCGCCACCGCCTCGAAGACTACGCTCGTGTAGTAATCGAAGCCCCTCGCTATGCCGAGGTCTATGAGGAGTTTCTCCTTAACACCGTAGGCGTCGAGGAGGTCAACCAGCTCGTAGAGCCTTTTGATTTCCGCCTTCGCTTTTTCGCTCGTGAAGAGCTCCTCAGCCTTTGGAAGAACCTCGTCAGGTTTTCCCCTGATCTCGATAAGCGAGAGAACCTTCTCGATTCCCTTTTCATCGAGTCCAAAATCGCCCAGAGCGGCTATGAAGTCCTCGCGGCTCATCTTGTCCTTCTTGTCTATGAGCCTCATTAAACCTATATCGTCCTCGACGCCGAGCATCTTGGCGAACTCGTCGAGCAGAACGCGGTCGCCTATGTTGACCGTGAAGTCCTCAAGGCCGGTTGAAAGGTAGCTCTCCACGAACAGGGCTATAACCTCGGCATCGGCCTCCACCTTATCGCTTCCGAGGAGCTCCACCCCGGCCTGCCAGAATTCTCTATACCTGCCGCTCTGGGGCTCCTCATAGCGGAACATGTTCGCGATGTAGTACCACTTTATCGGCTTTGCCGCGTTCTGGAAGGAGTTGACGTAGAGCCTTGCAACGCTCGACGTCATGTCCGGACGGAGAGAGATGTTCCTGCCCCCCTTGTCGTCGAAGGCGTAGAGCTGCTCGACGACCTCCTCACCGCTCCTCAGCTGGAAGAGGGCCGTGTACTCGAAGGTGGGTGTGAGAACCTCATGAAAGTTATAGCGCTCGAAAACCCCGCGGATTCTCTCGAAAACCCATCTCCTCCTGGCCATCTCCTCCGGGAGCAGGTCTCGCGTTCCCTTAACCTTCTCAAGTCTGACCTTCATTCTCAACCCTCCTTTCCCTGGGAAAAGCGGAAGAGGTTAAAAGTTTAGCCCAGAGAAATTCGTCGCTCATCCTGTGGAGGTCATGAGGAGGTAGATGCCGATCACTCCCTGCACCATCATCTGCGCTCCAATCGCCATCGTGAACATACCTATTATCCTGATGAATACACCGAGGGTGGTCTTGCTCACGTTCTTGATGACGTACAGCGTGACGAACATCACGAGGGCCGTCAGCAGTATGGCGAGGAATATCGCGGCTGTGGCGTGGTAGAGGCCCTTCTCGGCGGTCAGGGTTATCGCGGTGGTTATGGCAGCTGGTCCCGCTATCAGCGGCGTCGCCACCGGGACCGCGGCCAGCGCGAGTATGTTCTTCTCCCTCTTTAGGGTCAGCATTCCACCGCTCTCAAGGGCTTCGAGACCTATCTTAAAGAGCACGAAGCCGCCGGCAACGCGGAGGGCGTTGATGTCTATGTGGAATACCTCCTGGAGGATTATCTGGCCCGAAACCGCAAACAGGAAGAGCAGGAGGAAGCCTATGAGGTTCGCCCTCACGATGAGCGTTCTGATGTCCTCTATGTGGAAGTCCTCGCGGAGCAGGCTGACCAGGAGTATCTTGTCGCTGGGGTCTATCATGATGAGCATGAACAGCGCCGAACTGAGTATCGAGAGTACCTCGCTCATATTCGCCCCTGCGGTGAGGGTTTTATAAAGGTATGCCCGGAAGTGTGCATCTCATCTGGAGTAGAGCCACTTGAGGAGCGGCGGCGTTACCACGGTCGTGGCGAAGACCATGAGAATGGCCACGGTGAGCGCGTCCGGCCCGATTATTCCGCTGGCCATCGCGACGGCGAGCATGGCGAGCTCCACACCCAGTCTTGGTATCATACCGACGCCTATCCTGAGGGAGGAGTCCCAGCCGAAGCCGGCCATCCTGGCGCCGGCGCCGCATCCTAGGATTTTGCTCGCTATCGCCGCCACCGTGTAGAGAACCGCGAAGAGGCCGGCGTGGAGGATGTAGTCCAGCTCGATTCTCATCCCAACCTCGACGAAGAACAGCGGTATGAAGAGGGAGTAGCCGATGACGTTCATGTGGTCCATTATCCCCTTCTTTTTGGTGCTCTGGCCAAGGGCGAGACCGGTCAGGTAGGCTCCGAGGATCGAGGCGAGGTTCAGGTGCTCGGCGAGGTAGGCGAAGGCAATCAGAAAGACGAGGGCGAAAGCCGTCTCCGCCTCCGGGAGGTCTATGCGGGAGATTGCCCTGAAGGCCCCCTCGGCGAGGCCGGGCCCGAAGTAGAGGAAGAAGAAGAGCAGAACCGAGACGGAGAGGAGAACCTCCGCGAGGCTCGCGTAGTTGACCTCCCCGCCCTTTATCATCGAGATCGCCACTGTCAGGATGAGGATTCCCAGGATGTCATCTACGACCGCCGCGGCGAGAATCGTCGTCCCCTCTCGGGTGTTGAGCCTCCTCAGCTCCATGAGCACCTTCACCGTTATGCTGACGCTCGTCGGCGTCATCATGGCGCCGTAGAGGACGGCCTCGTGAAAGGGGACAAAGAAGTAGGCGACGGAGAAACCGAGGATAAAGGCCATCAGAACCCCAACGCCGGCAACGACCACGCTCTGACGGCCGACCCGCTTGAACTCCTCCAGCTCGCTCTCCAGGCCCGCTATGAAGAGAAGGAGCAGAACACCGAGGTTGGCGAACTGCCCGATAACCGGGTTGGTATCGAAGAATATCCCCATGAGGAGCCCCCCGAATATCTGGCCGAGAACCACGGGCTGACCGATGCGTTCGAATACG of the Thermococcus sp. 21S7 genome contains:
- a CDS encoding phospholipase D-like domain-containing protein, whose protein sequence is MRWKVLVALLAAIMVAASGCIGSSNAPPSTVTVTMTTTATETVTETPSPTVDLAGNLSRCMEHLTYLNRTLREAEEGLSNVTKRYERCLVDLAVLGNSTTSLKNCRAELERTKGELKEREDEMRELRANLSRCNAQLETTLTGDLTVKLLTDEEYYKNVIDAINGAEKSIYVMMFSMLYDPDDGFDWANDLIRALVAAKNRGVEVHVLLEDGVESNREAYGYLRSHGVDVSFDSPGTTLHAKVVVIDGRLVFIGSHNWSESALYWNHEVSLMVASGELAERLIEYFEGIR
- a CDS encoding acetyl ornithine aminotransferase family protein, with protein sequence MTSEYPKILVKPPGPKARELIEREEKVISPGLGVKLFPVVPERGYGALIEDVDGNVFIDFLAGAAAASTGYAHPKLVREVQEQVEKIQHSMIGYTYSKRAIEVAEILAEKAPVEEPLMLFGMSGSDAMDLTMQVARFATRRPWMIAFIGAYHGQTYGATSIAAFQSSQKRGLSPLIPNVVWVPYPNPYRNVWGINGYDEPDELINRFLDYLEGYIFAHVLPPDETAVLIAEPIQGDGGIVVPPENFFIELKRLLDEHGILLAMDEVQTGIGRTGKWFASEWFGVEPDLLAFGKGVASGMGLSGVIGRGELMKGLTSGSALLTPAANPVISAAAYATLRIIEEENLLQNALRVGGFIQKRLREMQEDYEVIGDVRGKGLMIGAEIVKPDGKPDPELTGKVCWRAFELGLILPSYGMFGNVIRITPPLVITEELAERGLEIMERALKDALAGKVTHRTVTWH
- the alaS gene encoding alanine--tRNA ligase, yielding MSMDMTTRMFKEEGWIRKQCPKCGKFFWTLDPDRETCGDPPCDEYAFIGKPGIPKKYTLEEMREKFLSFFERHGHGRVKRYPVLPRWRDDVLLVGASIMDFQPWVISGEADPPANPLTISQPSIRFTDIDNVGITGRHFTIFEMMAHHAFNYPGKPVYWMDETVELAFEFFTKDLGMKAEDITFKENPWAGGGNAGPAFEVLYRGLEVATLVFMQYKKAPENADPSQVVEIKGDRYVPMETRVVDTGYGLERLVWMSQGTPTAYDAVLGYVVEPLKRAAGIEKIDERILMENSRLAGMFDIEDMGDLKVLRQEVARRVGISVEELEKAVRPYELVYAIADHTKALTFMLADGVIPSNVKAGYLARLLIRKSIRHLRELGLEMPLSEVVAMHIKELYRTFPEFGEMEDVIIDIVNVEEKRYRETLKRGSDLVRREISKLKKSGGDEIPLEKLILFYESHGLTPEIVAEVARGEGIKVHIPDNFYTLVAKDAEKTAKEEAAKYVVDFELVKELPDTRTLYYEDPFMREFDAEVLKVIDGWVVLNQTAFYPEGGGQPCDLGELEVDGERVEVRNVQKIGKVILHRVERPELFRPGAKVHGRIDWNRRIQHMRHHTGTHVLMGALVRVLGKHVWQAGSQLHTDWARLDISHYKRISEEELREIERLANRAVMENRKVTWEWLPRTEAEMKYGFRLYQGGVVPGRTIRVLKIEDWDVQACGGTHLPNTGLVGPIKILRTERIQDGVERIIFAAGEAAVDWMQETERLLKRTAETFRVPVEKVPETAGRFFNEWKEAKKEVEKLRKELAKLLVYELESKVEKVGDVEFIGAVVEGAMDDLREAANRLRKERRVIVLVSREGHFVVAVGDGLDFKAGELARIITSVAGGGGGGRKELAQGRIKNPLKAEEAVEAVRRRLG
- a CDS encoding sodium:alanine symporter family protein, with amino-acid sequence MSAIVDFINWLDGEVWGIPMIVLLLGTGILLTAFLKVIQFRRLGWSIKFTLFEGRKKTGEGDITPFQALMATISGTVGIGNIAGVATAIHFGGPGALFWMWITALVGMATRYSEGLLGVAFRDTLPDGTMIGGTFNFLEKGFAMENIPKTGKYIAAIFTLLFALFVGYDATKLAGATQVGAIIVAILFGILGLFLLKDDAYPTLGKVLAILFALFASIAAFGIGNMTQSNSVADALKTAFDIPMWVTGLVLAVLTFVVVIGGIKRIGEVAEMLVPFMAIIYFLFAIGVWIKFAGKLPSAIALIINDAFTGKAVAGGAIGQVILWGVKRGLFSNEAGLGTATLAHAAAKTDHPSRQAHVAMLGPFIDTLIICTLTGVSIVVTEAYLNPDLNGAPLTQAAFAAAFGHAGEIMVAIGIVLFAYSTILAWSFYGRQNVMYLAKWLEQDPEKFAKLYPKLHLIYNLLFVVFIYVGSVTKLETVWNFSDMMNGLMAIPNLIGLLVLSWYVKKKTDEFVSANP